Proteins from a genomic interval of Fundulus heteroclitus isolate FHET01 chromosome 21, MU-UCD_Fhet_4.1, whole genome shotgun sequence:
- the LOC118556201 gene encoding frizzled-7-A-like → MIPAPGLRPGQTAAHLSLEEHHRKKVLLAQWMKSCSSLNASPSNSSVMRTCCWFWRTAFALVLLILSGTAQYDGGNSVPRPSVCQPISIPLCTDIAYNQTIMPNLLGHTSQEDAGLEVHQFYPLVQVQCSAELQFFLCTMYAPVCTVLDRPIPPCRSLCEQARQGCEELMNKFGFQWPARLRCQNFPVHGAGEICVGQNTSDAEGPASELIPTTLPPFMRSERPFSCPPQLQVPSYLSYTFLGDKDCGAPCEPSKPGGLMYFSEEELQFSRLWVGTWSVLCCVSTLFTILTYLLDRRRFLYPERPVIFLSGCYFMVGLAYGAGFLLQDEAACVDRFKEGGYRMVVQGTEKDVCTGLFMVLYFFSVSSSMWWLVLSLSWFLSAAMKWGHEAIEANSQYFHLAAWVVPALKTIMVLAVRQVEGDPLSGVCSVGVYGVDGLRGFVLAPLLVYLLIGTAFLLTGFVSLFHVRSIMKHNGTKTEKLDRLMVRIGAFSLLYTVSQAVTIACLVYEQAFRPQWDATWRAQTCGHFAVPCPAGHPPPASPSFTVFMIKYLMTLMTGVTSGLWVWSGKTMRSWRRFSKRANISEQQVGRS, encoded by the coding sequence ATGATCCCAGCTCCTGGCCTCCGACCAGGACAGACTGCAGCCCACCTTTCTCTGGAGGAGCATCACAGGAAGAAGGTGCTCCTCGCTCAGTGGATGaagagctgcagctctctgaACGCCTCTCCTTCTAACTCGTCTGTGATGAGaacctgctgctggttctggaggACCGCCTTCGCTCTGGTGCTCCTCATCCTCTCCGGAACGGCTCAGTACGACGGGGGGAATTCTGTCCCGCGGCCCAGCGTCTGCCAGCCCATCTCCATCCCGCTCTGCACAGACATCGCCTACAACCAGACCATCATGCCCAACCTGCTGGGTCACACCAGCCAGGAGGACGCCGGCCTGGAGGTCCACCAGTTTTACCCTCTGGTCCAGGTCCAGTGCTCCGCAGAGCTGCAGTTCTTCCTGTGCACCATGTACGCGCCGGTGTGTACGGTGCTGGACCGGCCCATCCCGCCCTGCCGGTCCCTGTGTGAGCAGGCGCGGCAGGGCTGCGAGGAGCTCATGAACAAGTTCGGCTTCCAGTGGCCGGCCAGGCTGCGCTGCCAGAACTTCCCGGTCCACGGAGCCGGAGAGATCTGCGTGGGTCAGAACACGAGCGACGCTGAAGGTCCCGCCTCTGAGCTGATCCCGACCACGCTGCCTCCCTTCATGCGGAGCGAACGTCCCTTCTCCTGTCCCCCGCAGCTTCAGGTGCCCTCCTACCTCAGCTACACCTTCCTGGGGGACAAGGACTGCGGCGCCCCCTGTGAGCCCTCCAAGCCCGGCGGACTCATGTACTTCAGCGAGGAGGAGTTACAGTTCAGCCGGCTCTGGGTCGGAACCTGGTCCGTCTTGTGCTGCGTCAGCACGCTCTTCACCATTCTGACGTATTTACTGGACCGGAGGAGGTTCCTCTACCCAGAGAGGCCCGTCATCTTCCTGTCTGGCTGCTACTTCATGGTGGGCCTGGCGTACGGCGCCGGCTTCCTGTTGCAGGACGAGGCAGCGTGTGTGGACAGGTTCAAGGAGGGAGGCTACAGGATGGTGGTCCAGGGCACAGAGAAGGACGTCTGCACTGGTCTCTTCATGGTCCTCTACTTCTTCAGCGTGTCCAGCTCCATGTGGTGGCTCGTCCTGTCCCTCAGCTGGTTCCTGTCTGCAGCGATGAAGTGGGGCCACGAGGCCATCGAGGCCAACTCTCAGTACTTCCACCTGGCCGCCTGGGTGGTTCCGGCGCTGAAGACCATCATGGTGCTGGCCGTCCGGCAGGTGGAGGGCGATCCGCTCAGCGGTGTTTGTTCTGTAGGCGTCTACGGCGTGGACGGCCTGCGAGGCTTCGTCCTGGCACCGCTCCTCGTTTACCTCCTCATCGGCACCGCCTTCCTGCTGACCGGCTTTGTCTCGCTGTTCCACGTCCGATCCATCATGAAGCACAACGGCACCAAGACGGAGAAGCTGGACAGGCTGATGGTGCGGATCGGTGCCTTCAGCTTGCTCTACACGGTCTCCCAGGCGGTCACCATCGCCTGCCTGGTGTATGAGCAGGCGTTCCGGCCGCAGTGGGACGCCACCTGGCGCGCCCAGACCTGCGGACACTTCGCCGTGCCCTGCCCAGCCGGACACCCTCCTCCCGCCTCGCCCAGCTTCACAGTCTTCATGATCAAGTACCTGATGACCTTAATGACGGGGGTCACGTCCGGTCTCTGGGTCTGGTCGGGTAAGACGATGCGGTCTTGGCGGCGTTTTTCTAAGAGAGCGAACATCAGCGAGCAGCAGGTGGGAAGAAGCTGA
- the LOC110367292 gene encoding uncharacterized protein LOC110367292 isoform X1, which produces MHQEHYGLKIIVILQITMSLYSIVSSLAPVHGVNICQEGNRIICSSEEIYPQTEVSWSSIPPCNTTLQNRTKVSDRGSDQTYKCTGVTHKNKRSTILKPEVVCHFMESCILPCKLENGGELVLHWFYSEGDLLVHSFYQNQDQLGTQDQRFRDRTSLFKDQFPRHNYSLKLTEVRIQDEGRYKCFMSTTTGNRYSFINLKVEAPVSKVSLSQVENRITCSSDGIYPEPELTWSINPPSTALQNRTTVQQTDKQLYNISSSLMVSGNGSDLTYSCTVGTLGKKKTATVRQLSTKTTSSVTTIHCPGSDTSTTGLIWRFNQTQIILNQTKANLHPIVSDEWKKHVKDVSESGSLTLQDITSDQEGVYSCEVSKEDKTIITNISVRISPGEAKENPAVVAGIIIGVIMGLAIIAGVITIIVIRKCRKNAGEAETGL; this is translated from the exons ctcCTGTCCATGGAGTAAATATCTGTCAGGAGGGAAACAGGATCATCTGCAGCTCAGAGGAGATCTACCCCCAAACTGAAGTCAGTTGGTCCTCCATCCCTCCATGCAACACCACTCTGCAGAATAGAACTAAGGTTTCAGACCGTGGTTCTGATCAAACCTATAAATGCACCGGGGTCACTCATAAAAACAAGAGGAGCACAATTTTGAAACCTG AGGTTGTCTGCCATTTCATGGAGAGCTGCATCCTGCCCTGTAAATTAGAGAACGGAGGTGAATTAGTCCTCCACTGGTTTTATTCAGAAGGAGACCTTCTTGTCCACTCCTTCTACCAAAATCAAGACCAGCTGGGAACCCAAGACCAGCGCTTTAGAGACAGAACCTCCCTGTTCAAGGACCAGTTTCCCAGACATAACTATTCACTTAAACTTACCGAGGTGAGGATTCAGGATGAGGGCAGATACAAGTGCTTCATGAGCACCACCACTGGAAACAGGTATTCATTTATCAACCTCAAAGTTGAAG CTCCAGTCTCTAAAGTCAGCCTCTCCCAGGTAGAAAACAGGATCACCTGCAGCTCAGACGGCATCTACCCTGAACCTGAACTCACCTGGTCCATAAACCCTCCATCCACTGCtctgcagaacagaaccacaGTCCAGCAGACTGATAAGCAGCTTTATAACATCAGCAGCTCCCTGATGGTTTCAGGCAATGGTTCTGATCTGACCTACAGCTGCACCGTCGGCACTCTGGGGAAAAAGAAGACAGCTACTGTGAGGCAACTAT CAACCAAGACCACCAGCAGTGTGACAACAATCCATTGCCCCGGCTCCGACACTTCTACAACAGGCCTCATTTGGAGGTTCAACCAAACTCAGATCATTCTGAACCAGACGAAGGCCAACCTCCACCCGATAGTTTCAGACGAGTGGAAGAAACATGTGAAGGACGTATCAGAGTCAGGAAGCCTCACGTTACAGGATATAACGTCAGATCAGGAGGGGGTTTACTCCTGTGAAGTCAGCAAAGAAGACAAGACGATAATTACAAACATCTCTGTGAGAATCAGTCCAGGTGAGGCCAAAG AGAATCCAGCTGTTGTTGCAGGAATCATCATTGGAGTGATTATGGGGTTGGCCATCATAGCAGGAGTAATAACCATCATCGTCATTCGGAAATGCAGGAAAAACG CAGGGGAAGCTGAAACTGGACTGTAA
- the LOC110367292 gene encoding uncharacterized protein LOC110367292 isoform X2: MHQEHYGLKIIVILQITMSLYSIVSSLAPVHGVNICQEGNRIICSSEEIYPQTEVSWSSIPPCNTTLQNRTKVSDRGSDQTYKCTGVTHKNKRSTILKPEVVCHFMESCILPCKLENGGELVLHWFYSEGDLLVHSFYQNQDQLGTQDQRFRDRTSLFKDQFPRHNYSLKLTEVRIQDEGRYKCFMSTTTGNRYSFINLKVEAPVSKVSLSQVENRITCSSDGIYPEPELTWSINPPSTALQNRTTVQQTDKQLYNISSSLMVSGNGSDLTYSCTVGTLGKKKTATVRQLSTKTTSSVTTIHCPGSDTSTTGLIWRFNQTQIILNQTKANLHPIVSDEWKKHVKDVSESGSLTLQDITSDQEGVYSCEVSKEDKTIITNISVRISPENPAVVAGIIIGVIMGLAIIAGVITIIVIRKCRKNAGEAETGL; this comes from the exons ctcCTGTCCATGGAGTAAATATCTGTCAGGAGGGAAACAGGATCATCTGCAGCTCAGAGGAGATCTACCCCCAAACTGAAGTCAGTTGGTCCTCCATCCCTCCATGCAACACCACTCTGCAGAATAGAACTAAGGTTTCAGACCGTGGTTCTGATCAAACCTATAAATGCACCGGGGTCACTCATAAAAACAAGAGGAGCACAATTTTGAAACCTG AGGTTGTCTGCCATTTCATGGAGAGCTGCATCCTGCCCTGTAAATTAGAGAACGGAGGTGAATTAGTCCTCCACTGGTTTTATTCAGAAGGAGACCTTCTTGTCCACTCCTTCTACCAAAATCAAGACCAGCTGGGAACCCAAGACCAGCGCTTTAGAGACAGAACCTCCCTGTTCAAGGACCAGTTTCCCAGACATAACTATTCACTTAAACTTACCGAGGTGAGGATTCAGGATGAGGGCAGATACAAGTGCTTCATGAGCACCACCACTGGAAACAGGTATTCATTTATCAACCTCAAAGTTGAAG CTCCAGTCTCTAAAGTCAGCCTCTCCCAGGTAGAAAACAGGATCACCTGCAGCTCAGACGGCATCTACCCTGAACCTGAACTCACCTGGTCCATAAACCCTCCATCCACTGCtctgcagaacagaaccacaGTCCAGCAGACTGATAAGCAGCTTTATAACATCAGCAGCTCCCTGATGGTTTCAGGCAATGGTTCTGATCTGACCTACAGCTGCACCGTCGGCACTCTGGGGAAAAAGAAGACAGCTACTGTGAGGCAACTAT CAACCAAGACCACCAGCAGTGTGACAACAATCCATTGCCCCGGCTCCGACACTTCTACAACAGGCCTCATTTGGAGGTTCAACCAAACTCAGATCATTCTGAACCAGACGAAGGCCAACCTCCACCCGATAGTTTCAGACGAGTGGAAGAAACATGTGAAGGACGTATCAGAGTCAGGAAGCCTCACGTTACAGGATATAACGTCAGATCAGGAGGGGGTTTACTCCTGTGAAGTCAGCAAAGAAGACAAGACGATAATTACAAACATCTCTGTGAGAATCAGTCCAG AGAATCCAGCTGTTGTTGCAGGAATCATCATTGGAGTGATTATGGGGTTGGCCATCATAGCAGGAGTAATAACCATCATCGTCATTCGGAAATGCAGGAAAAACG CAGGGGAAGCTGAAACTGGACTGTAA
- the LOC110367292 gene encoding uncharacterized protein LOC110367292 isoform X3: protein MHQEHYGLKIIVILQITMSLYSIVSSLEVVCHFMESCILPCKLENGGELVLHWFYSEGDLLVHSFYQNQDQLGTQDQRFRDRTSLFKDQFPRHNYSLKLTEVRIQDEGRYKCFMSTTTGNRYSFINLKVEAPVSKVSLSQVENRITCSSDGIYPEPELTWSINPPSTALQNRTTVQQTDKQLYNISSSLMVSGNGSDLTYSCTVGTLGKKKTATVRQLSTKTTSSVTTIHCPGSDTSTTGLIWRFNQTQIILNQTKANLHPIVSDEWKKHVKDVSESGSLTLQDITSDQEGVYSCEVSKEDKTIITNISVRISPGEAKENPAVVAGIIIGVIMGLAIIAGVITIIVIRKCRKNAGEAETGL from the exons AGGTTGTCTGCCATTTCATGGAGAGCTGCATCCTGCCCTGTAAATTAGAGAACGGAGGTGAATTAGTCCTCCACTGGTTTTATTCAGAAGGAGACCTTCTTGTCCACTCCTTCTACCAAAATCAAGACCAGCTGGGAACCCAAGACCAGCGCTTTAGAGACAGAACCTCCCTGTTCAAGGACCAGTTTCCCAGACATAACTATTCACTTAAACTTACCGAGGTGAGGATTCAGGATGAGGGCAGATACAAGTGCTTCATGAGCACCACCACTGGAAACAGGTATTCATTTATCAACCTCAAAGTTGAAG CTCCAGTCTCTAAAGTCAGCCTCTCCCAGGTAGAAAACAGGATCACCTGCAGCTCAGACGGCATCTACCCTGAACCTGAACTCACCTGGTCCATAAACCCTCCATCCACTGCtctgcagaacagaaccacaGTCCAGCAGACTGATAAGCAGCTTTATAACATCAGCAGCTCCCTGATGGTTTCAGGCAATGGTTCTGATCTGACCTACAGCTGCACCGTCGGCACTCTGGGGAAAAAGAAGACAGCTACTGTGAGGCAACTAT CAACCAAGACCACCAGCAGTGTGACAACAATCCATTGCCCCGGCTCCGACACTTCTACAACAGGCCTCATTTGGAGGTTCAACCAAACTCAGATCATTCTGAACCAGACGAAGGCCAACCTCCACCCGATAGTTTCAGACGAGTGGAAGAAACATGTGAAGGACGTATCAGAGTCAGGAAGCCTCACGTTACAGGATATAACGTCAGATCAGGAGGGGGTTTACTCCTGTGAAGTCAGCAAAGAAGACAAGACGATAATTACAAACATCTCTGTGAGAATCAGTCCAGGTGAGGCCAAAG AGAATCCAGCTGTTGTTGCAGGAATCATCATTGGAGTGATTATGGGGTTGGCCATCATAGCAGGAGTAATAACCATCATCGTCATTCGGAAATGCAGGAAAAACG CAGGGGAAGCTGAAACTGGACTGTAA